A part of Neovison vison isolate M4711 chromosome 6, ASM_NN_V1, whole genome shotgun sequence genomic DNA contains:
- the NCLN gene encoding nicalin isoform X2, with amino-acid sequence MLEEAGEVLENMLKASCLPLGFIVFLPAVLLLVAPPLPAADAAHEFTVYRMQQYDLQGQPYGTRNAVLNTEARTIDADVLSRRCVLMRLLDFSYGRYQKALRQSAGAVVIILPRAMAAVPQDVIRQFMETEPEMLAMETVVPVYFAVEDEALLSIYEQTQAASAAQGSASAAEVLLHTATANGFQMVTSGVQSKAVSDWLITSVEGRLTGLGGEDLPTIVIVAHYDAFGVAPWLSHGADSNGSGISVLLELARLFSRLYTYKRTHAAYNLLFFASGGGKFNYQGTKRWLEDNLDHTDSSLLQDNVAFVLCLDTVGRGDRLHLHVSKPPREGTLQHAFLRELEAVAAHQFPEVRFSMVHKKINLAEDILAWEHERFAIRRLPAFTLSHLESHRDGQRSSIMDVRSRVDSKTLTRNTRLIAEALTRVIYNLTEKGTPPDMPVFTEQMIQQEQLDSVMDWLTNQPRAAQLVDKDGTFLSTLEHYLSRYLKEVKPHHIKADKRDPEFVFYDQLKQVMNAYRVKPAIFDLLLAVCIGAYLGMAYTAVQHFDLLYKTVQRLLVKAKTQ; translated from the exons ATGCTGGAAGAAGCGGGCGAGGTGCTGGAGAACATGCTGAAGGCGTCGTGCCTGCCGCTCGGCTTCATCGTCTTCCTGCCCGCCGTGCTGCTGCTCGTGGCGCCGCCGCTGCCCGCGGCCGACGCGGCGCACGAGTTCACCGTCTACCGCATGCAGCAGTACGACCTGCAGGGCCAGCCCTACG GCACGCGGAACGCAGTGCTCAACACGGAGGCCCGCACGATCGACGCGGACGTGCTGAGCCGCCGCTGCGTGCTCATGCGGCTGCTGGACTTCTCCTACGGGCGGTACCAGAAGGCCCTGCGGCAGTCGGCCGGCGCCGTGGTCATCATCCTGCCGCGGGCCATGGCCGCTGTGCCGCAGGACGTCATCCGG CAATTCATGGAGACCGAGCCGGAGATGCTGGCCATGGAGACCGTGGTCCCCGTCTACTTCGCTGTGGAGGACGAGGCCTTGCTGTCCATCTACGAGCAGACGCAGGCCGCGTCCGCCGCCCAGGGCTCTGCCTCCGCCGCCGAAG TGCTGCTCCACACCGCCACGGCCAACGGCTTCCAGATGGTCACTAGCGGGGTGCAGAGCAAGGCCGTGAGTGACTGGCTCATCACCAGTGTGGAG GGGCGGCTGACTGGGCTAGGCGGAGAAGACCTTCCGACCATCGTCATCGTGGCCCACTACGATGCCTTCGGAGTGGCCCCT TGGCTGTCGCATGGTGCGGACTCGAACGGGAGCGGCATCTCCGTGCTGCTGGAGCTCGCCCGCCTCTTCTCCAGGCTCTACACCTACAAGCGCACGCACGCGGC GTACAACCTTCTCTTCTTTGCTTCTGGAGGGGGCAAGTTCAACTACCAGGGCACGAAGCGGTGGCTGGAGGACAACCTGGACCACACGG ACTCCAGTCTGCTCCAGGACAACGTGGCCTTCGTGCTGTGCCTGGACACCGTGGGCCGCGGAGACCGGCTGCACCTGCACGTGTCCAAGCCGCCGCGGGAGGGGACGCTGCAGCACGCCTTCCTGCGCGAGCTGGAGGCG GTGGCGGCCCACCAGTTCCCGGAGGTCCGGTTCTCCATGGTGCACAAGAAGATCAACCTGGCGGAGGACATCCTGGCCTGGGAGCACGAGCGCTTCGCCATCCGCCGGCTGCCCGCCTTCACCCTGTCCCACCTGGAGAGCCACCGCGACGGCCAGCGCAGCAGCATCATGGACGTGAG GTCCCGGGTCGACTCCAAGACGCTGACCCGCAACACCAGGCTCATCGCGGAGGCCCTGACCCGCGTCATTTACAACCTGACGGAGAAG GGGACCCCCCCAGACATGCCGGTCTTCACGGAGCAGATG ATCCAGCAGGAGCAGCTGGACTCGGTGATGGACTGGCTCACCAACCAGCCGCGGGCCGCGCAGCTCGTGGACAAGGACGGCACGTTCCTCAGCACGCTCGAGCACTACCTGAGCCGCTACCTGAAGGAGGTCAAGCCGCACCACATCAAGGCCGACAAGCG GGACCCCGAGTTCGTCTTCTATGACCAGCTGAAGCAGGTGATGAACGCCTACAG GGTCAAGCCCGCCATCTTCGACCTGCTCCTGGCCGTCTGCATCGGCGCCTACCTCGGGATGGCCTACACGGCGGTCCAG CACTTCGACCTCCTGTACAAAACAGTTCAGAGACTGCTCGTGAAGGCCAAGACGCAGTGA
- the NCLN gene encoding nicalin isoform X1, producing the protein MLEEAGEVLENMLKASCLPLGFIVFLPAVLLLVAPPLPAADAAHEFTVYRMQQYDLQGQPYGTRNAVLNTEARTIDADVLSRRCVLMRLLDFSYGRYQKALRQSAGAVVIILPRAMAAVPQDVIRQFMETEPEMLAMETVVPVYFAVEDEALLSIYEQTQAASAAQGSASAAEVLLHTATANGFQMVTSGVQSKAVSDWLITSVEGRLTGLGGEDLPTIVIVAHYDAFGVAPWLSHGADSNGSGISVLLELARLFSRLYTYKRTHAAYNLLFFASGGGKFNYQGTKRWLEDNLDHTDSSLLQDNVAFVLCLDTVGRGDRLHLHVSKPPREGTLQHAFLRELEAVAAHQFPEVRFSMVHKKINLAEDILAWEHERFAIRRLPAFTLSHLESHRDGQRSSIMDVRSRVDSKTLTRNTRLIAEALTRVIYNLTEKGTPPDMPVFTEQMQIQQEQLDSVMDWLTNQPRAAQLVDKDGTFLSTLEHYLSRYLKEVKPHHIKADKRDPEFVFYDQLKQVMNAYRVKPAIFDLLLAVCIGAYLGMAYTAVQHFDLLYKTVQRLLVKAKTQ; encoded by the exons ATGCTGGAAGAAGCGGGCGAGGTGCTGGAGAACATGCTGAAGGCGTCGTGCCTGCCGCTCGGCTTCATCGTCTTCCTGCCCGCCGTGCTGCTGCTCGTGGCGCCGCCGCTGCCCGCGGCCGACGCGGCGCACGAGTTCACCGTCTACCGCATGCAGCAGTACGACCTGCAGGGCCAGCCCTACG GCACGCGGAACGCAGTGCTCAACACGGAGGCCCGCACGATCGACGCGGACGTGCTGAGCCGCCGCTGCGTGCTCATGCGGCTGCTGGACTTCTCCTACGGGCGGTACCAGAAGGCCCTGCGGCAGTCGGCCGGCGCCGTGGTCATCATCCTGCCGCGGGCCATGGCCGCTGTGCCGCAGGACGTCATCCGG CAATTCATGGAGACCGAGCCGGAGATGCTGGCCATGGAGACCGTGGTCCCCGTCTACTTCGCTGTGGAGGACGAGGCCTTGCTGTCCATCTACGAGCAGACGCAGGCCGCGTCCGCCGCCCAGGGCTCTGCCTCCGCCGCCGAAG TGCTGCTCCACACCGCCACGGCCAACGGCTTCCAGATGGTCACTAGCGGGGTGCAGAGCAAGGCCGTGAGTGACTGGCTCATCACCAGTGTGGAG GGGCGGCTGACTGGGCTAGGCGGAGAAGACCTTCCGACCATCGTCATCGTGGCCCACTACGATGCCTTCGGAGTGGCCCCT TGGCTGTCGCATGGTGCGGACTCGAACGGGAGCGGCATCTCCGTGCTGCTGGAGCTCGCCCGCCTCTTCTCCAGGCTCTACACCTACAAGCGCACGCACGCGGC GTACAACCTTCTCTTCTTTGCTTCTGGAGGGGGCAAGTTCAACTACCAGGGCACGAAGCGGTGGCTGGAGGACAACCTGGACCACACGG ACTCCAGTCTGCTCCAGGACAACGTGGCCTTCGTGCTGTGCCTGGACACCGTGGGCCGCGGAGACCGGCTGCACCTGCACGTGTCCAAGCCGCCGCGGGAGGGGACGCTGCAGCACGCCTTCCTGCGCGAGCTGGAGGCG GTGGCGGCCCACCAGTTCCCGGAGGTCCGGTTCTCCATGGTGCACAAGAAGATCAACCTGGCGGAGGACATCCTGGCCTGGGAGCACGAGCGCTTCGCCATCCGCCGGCTGCCCGCCTTCACCCTGTCCCACCTGGAGAGCCACCGCGACGGCCAGCGCAGCAGCATCATGGACGTGAG GTCCCGGGTCGACTCCAAGACGCTGACCCGCAACACCAGGCTCATCGCGGAGGCCCTGACCCGCGTCATTTACAACCTGACGGAGAAG GGGACCCCCCCAGACATGCCGGTCTTCACGGAGCAGATG CAGATCCAGCAGGAGCAGCTGGACTCGGTGATGGACTGGCTCACCAACCAGCCGCGGGCCGCGCAGCTCGTGGACAAGGACGGCACGTTCCTCAGCACGCTCGAGCACTACCTGAGCCGCTACCTGAAGGAGGTCAAGCCGCACCACATCAAGGCCGACAAGCG GGACCCCGAGTTCGTCTTCTATGACCAGCTGAAGCAGGTGATGAACGCCTACAG GGTCAAGCCCGCCATCTTCGACCTGCTCCTGGCCGTCTGCATCGGCGCCTACCTCGGGATGGCCTACACGGCGGTCCAG CACTTCGACCTCCTGTACAAAACAGTTCAGAGACTGCTCGTGAAGGCCAAGACGCAGTGA
- the S1PR4 gene encoding sphingosine 1-phosphate receptor 4: MNSTGSPPGAPESCQQLAASGHSRLIVLHYNHSGRLAGRGGPEEASLGVLRGVFVAVSCLVVLENLVVLVAIATHMRSRRWVYYCLVNITLSDLLAGVAYLANVLLSGARTFRLRPAHWFLREGLLFMALAASTFSLLFTAAERFATMVRPVAERGASKRGRVYGLIGLCWLLAGLLGLLPLLGWNCVCAFARCSSLLPLYSKAYILFCVGVFACILAAVTALYGAIFRVVRANGQKAPRSPARRKARRLLKTVLMILVAFMLCWGPLFGLLLADVFSSTDWAQQYLRGMDWILALAVLNSAVNPVIYSFRSREVCQAVLAFLCCGCLRLGLRGPRDCLAQVGEAHSAASTTDSSLRPRDSFRGSRSLSFRMREPLTSISSVRSV, translated from the coding sequence ATGAACAGCACGGGGTCCCCGCCAGGGGCCCCCGAGTCCTGCCAGCAGCTGGCGGCCAGCGGGCACAGCCGGCTCATCGTCTTGCACTACAACCACTCGGGCCGGCTGGCCGGGCGGGGGGGCCCCGAGGAGGCGAGCCTGGGGGTCCTGCGGGGGGTCTTCGTGGCCGTGAGCTGCCTGGTGGTGCTGGAGAACCTGGTGGTGCTGGTGGCCATCGCGACGCACATGCGCTCGCGGCGCTGGGTCTACTACTGCCTGGTCAACATCACGCTCAGCGACCTGCTGGCCGGCGTCGCGTACCTGGCCAACGTGCTGCTGTCGGGCGCGCGCACCTTCCGCCTGCGCCCGGCGCACTGGTTCCTGCGCGAGGGGCTGCTCTTCATGGCGCTGGCCGCGTCCACCTTCAGCCTCCTGTTCACCGCGGCCGAGCGCTTCGCCACCATGGTGCGGCCGGTGGCCGAGCGCGGGGCCAGCAAGCGCGGCCGCGTGTACGGCCTCATCGGGCTGTGCTGGCTGCTGGCCGGCCTGCTGgggctgctgccgctgctgggCTGGAACTGCGTGTGCGCCTTCGCGCGCTGCTCCAGCCTCCTGCCGCTCTACTCCAAGGCCTACATCCTCTTCTGCGTGGGCGTCTTCGCCTGCATCCTGGCGGCCGTCACCGCGCTCTACGGGGCCATCTTCCGCGTGGTGCGCGCCAACGGCCAGAAGGCGCCGCGCTCCCCGGCCCGCCGCAAGGCCCGCCGGCTGCTCAAGACGGTGCTCATGATCCTGGTGGCCTTCATGCTGTGCTGGGGCCCGCTCTTCGGCCTGCTGCTGGCCGACGTGTTCAGCTCCACCGACTGGGCGCAGCAGTACCTGCGCGGCATGGACTGGATCCTGGCGCTGGCCGTGCTCAACTCGGCCGTGAACCCCGTCATCTACTCCTTCCGCAGCAGGGAGGTGTGCCAGGCCGTGCTGGCCTTCCTCTGCTGCGGCTGCCTCCGGCTGGGCCTGCGGGGGCCCCGGGACTGCCTGGCCCAGGTGGGCGAGGCCCACTCCGCGGCCTCCACCACGGACAGCTCGCTCAGGCCCCGCGACAGCTTTCGGGGCTCGCGGTCGCTCAGCTTCCGGATGCGAGAGCCCCTGACCAGCATCTCCAGCGTGCGGAGCGTCTGA